One genomic window of Arachis stenosperma cultivar V10309 chromosome 10, arast.V10309.gnm1.PFL2, whole genome shotgun sequence includes the following:
- the LOC130955942 gene encoding G-type lectin S-receptor-like serine/threonine-protein kinase At1g11330, translated as MMLLGSLVLQLALFFCHFSTCTSLDTISSSYILNASETLSSSNGLFHLGFFTPTNSSTFSSYLGIWFMTKPSVVWVANRNQPITDSSSSGLLKISKGGNLVVMNSKSVVLWSTKASNISSNTLAKLLNNGNLVLQENSTGRILWQSFQHPTNTFLQGMELSTGNISGERIKLTSWRSPQDPSIGEFSVSLEHLNIPEVMIWRGSQPHWRSGPWNSQKFLGIPDMRSNFLSGFYLGVEGMDNGITNYYLAYNYSNNPDSVYYYMLSADGNLHETYWDHEKGEWLDSWLAINSECDVYGKCGEFGICDSTNSPICSCLRGYKPRNPEEWNKQNWSRGCVRKEPFQCENESLSNNKEDGFVKLQNAKVPASIKWSSTAIGNDCRGQCLGNCSCTAYAYDAGTGCMVWTANLTDIQSFSAGGIDLYIRVPNSELGEDKKNVTVVIAVPVIVGAAIILICAYIFWKRIQIREKAKNKPRRKDNDLVKFPELSQFEFKRLVAATNNFNLSNKLGEGGYGPVYKGTLEDGQEIAVKRLSRSSGQGYEEFMNEVMVISKLQHFNLVRLFGCCIEGDEKILIYEYMPNKSLDAYMFDQSQILNWEKRFSIIEGIARGLLYLHRDSRLRIIHRDLKMSNILLDEELNPKIADFGMAKIFTRTQDVVNTRRVVGTYGYMSPEYVIQGLFSEKSDVFSFGVLLLEIVSKRKNSSFYEDAESLNLLGFAWNLWNADNIASLIDPEISSSCNKEDIMRCIHIGLLCVQELARDRPTMTSVISMLKSETINLPPPKQPAFILRQTIIDIESSLTNKELGSINNVTITNIQGR; from the exons ATGATGCTTTTGGGGTCACTGGTTTTGCAACTAGCACTTTTTTTCTGTCATTTTTCCACTTGCACTTCCTTGGACACCATCTCCTCTTCCTACATCCTTAATGCCTCCGAAACTTTAAGCTCCAGTAATGGTTTGTTCCACCTTGGATTTTTCACTCCTACCAACTCATCAACCTTTTCATCCTACCTCGGTATCTGGTTCATGACCAAACCCTCTGTCGTATGGGTTGCCAACAGAAACCAACCAATAACTGATTCTTCATCTTCTGGGCTGCTCAAGATATCAAAGGGTGGAAACCTTGTTGTGATGAATTCAAAAAGTGTGGTCCTTTGGTCAACAAAAGCCTCCAATATTTCATCTAACACATTAGCTAAGCTTCTAAACAACGGCAACCTTGTGTTGCAAGAAAACTCCACAGGAAGGATCCTGTGGCAGAGTTTCCAACACCCCACAAACACTTTCCTGCAGGGAATGGAACTCAGTACCGGTAACATTAGCGGGGAGAGAATAAAACTGACTTCATGGAGAAGCCCCCAGGATCCATCCATTGGAGAATTCTCAGTGAGTCTTGAACACCTGAATATCCCGGAAGTGATGATATGGAGAGGGAGCCAACCTCACTGGCGCAGTGGTCCATGGAATAGTCAAAAGTTTCTTGGCATACCTGACATGAGAAGCAACTTTCTTTCAGGGTTTTACTTAGGTGTGGAAGGCATGGATAATGGAATTACCAATTACTATCTTGCTTACAACTACTCAAACAATCCTGATTCTGTATACTACTACATGTTGAGTGCTGATGGAAACCTACATGAAACATATTGGGATCATGAAAAGGGAGAATGGCTTGACTCGTGGTTAGCTATAAATTCAGAGTGTGATGTGTATGGCAAGTGTGGAGAGTTTGGAATTTGTGATTCCACAAACTCTCCGATTTGCAGCTGTTTGAGAGGGTATAAGCCAAGGAATCCTGAGGAGTGGAATAAACAGAACTGGAGCAGAGGTTGTGTTAGGAAGGAACCTTTTCAGTGTGAGAATGAGAGTCTCAGTAATAATAAAGAAGATGGATTTGTGAAGTTGCAGAATGCCAAGGTTCCAGCCTCTATCAAGTGGTCGTCTACCGCGATTGGAAACGACTGCAGAGGCCAGTGCTTGGGGAACTGCTCCTGCACagcatatgcatatgatgctgGCACTGGTTGTATGGTGTGGACTGCAAACTTAACTGATATACAAAGCTTCTCAGCTGGAGGAATTGATCTTTACATTCGAGTTCCCAATTCAGAGCTTG GTGAAGACAAGAAAAATGTCACAGTGGTCATTGCAGTGCCAGTCATAGTAGGAGCCGCTATCATTCTCATCTGTGCTTATATCTTCTGGAAAAGGATTCAAATCAGAG AGAAAGCGAAAAACAAACCAAGGAGAAAAGACAATGACCTAGTGAAATTCCCAGAGCTTTCCCAATTTGAGTTTAAAAGACTTGTTGCTGCAACAAATAACTTTAATCTATCAAATAAGCTAGGGGAAGGAGGTTATGGCCCAGTATATAAG GGAACATTGGAAGATGGACAGGAAATAGCAGTTAAAAGGCTTTCAAGATCATCCGGGCAAGGATACGAAGAATTTATGAATGAGGTTATGGTAATATCAAAGCTTCAACATTTTAATCTTGTTAGACTTTTTGGATGTTGTATAGAAGGAGATGAGAAGATTTTGATCTATGAGTACATGCCAAACAAAAGTCTAGATGCATATATGTTCG ATCAATCACAAATACTAAATTGGGAAAAACGTTTCAGTATAATTGAAGGAATAGCAAGGGGTTTGCTTTACCTTCACAGAGATTCTAGACTAAGAATTATACATAGAGATTTAAAGATGAGTAACATATTGCTTGATGAAGAGCTGAATCCAAAAATTGCCGATTTTGGCATGGCAAAGATTTTTACTAGGACTCAAGATGTGGTCAATACTAGAAGGGTTGTTGGAACATA CGGTTATATGTCACCAGAATACGTTATACAAGGACTATTTTCGGAGAAGTCTGATGTATTTAGCTTTGGTGTTTTACTGCTGGAAATTGTTAGTAAGAGAAAAAATAGCAGCTTTTATGAAGATGCTGAATCTTTGAATCTTTTAGGATTT GCATGGAATTTATGGAATGCAGATAACATTGCATCTCTTATAGATCCAGAAATATCAAGCTCATGCAACAAAGAAGACATAATGAGGTGCATACATATTGGTCTTTTATGTGTACAAGAGCTTGCAAGAGATAGGCCTACAATGACTTCAGTGATTTCAATGCTTAAAAGTGAGACAATCAATCTTCCTCCTCCAAAACAGCCAGCATTCATTCTAAGGCAGACTATAATTGATATAGAATCTTCTCTTACAAATAAGGAATTAGGCTCTATCAATAATGTGACCATAACAAATATTCAAGGAAGATAA